The sequence below is a genomic window from Granulicatella elegans.
CAATATAGAATCTATCACGAATATCTCTTTTTATATAGAAAGTTTTTAAGCTATATCCGTTATTGGTATCTGTTCGTAGCTCTTCTACTTTATATACATCATCTACATTAGTCATTTCATCGCGGTAAACATTAATGTTGAATCCGTATTCATCTGAAAAAATTATATTTCCACCTTTAGAATCCTCTATTAATTTATAGGCTAAACGTTTTTTAGCGTAGTCAATTATTTTAGAATAATTAACTTTATTGAATTTTTCTGCATCTAGTTTTCCATAATTAATAGTAATTTCGTTCATTGCAGAATCAATTCTATATCCAGGATTTGTTTTTGTAATTTTATCAAAATAAATATCAAGTTTTAAAGATCCTACTCCATAATTAGTATGATAAAAATTAGTCGTAGTGTTTTCACCTTTATTAAGTTCTTCATATTTATAAAGATCTTTAACTATACCTTTTTCAAGAAACTTATCATTTGCATTTGGTGATGGCAGATCTGGTGGTCCATCTGATTCTCCTCCTAGAACTGGTGGTTCATCTTTATTTTGTGAATCGCCTGAAACTGGTGGTTTTTTTGGTCCTACTGGAACTGGTGGTCTTCCTGGTACTCCACCCGGAAATCTATGATTCCTAAAATCATTAATATTTCCAAATATATCAGGATTATCTTTTTCAGGGTCTATAATTTTCCCAGACTTTCTAAGTTCTTCAACTATTTTTTCTATCTCTTTTCCACTAATTTCTTCATATCTATTCTCTCTATTCTCAGGAAATAATCCGTATTCATCTTTATGAATATTCTCATTTTTATTCAAAAATAGTTTGTTGCTTTTGCCATTAGAGTCAGTTACTAAGATATGTGTTTCTCCTGTAATAAGATTTGTTATTTTAAAAGCGACTTTCATGGGATTTCCATTTTCATCTTTTTTAATTATAAGAAATCCATTTGTGGGTCTATAAAAAAAACCGCCACCACCACCGCCAGATGAACCACCCCCAATAGGTTCTGGAATTTTCTCTATTACTGTTTCATCTTCTTCTGTTGATGTTTTTGTTTGATTATCATTTTGAGTATTTTTATCTTCTACTACAGTTACAGTGTTTTCTGGTA
It includes:
- a CDS encoding VaFE repeat-containing surface-anchored protein, whose amino-acid sequence is MPAKASVGAESENLNTSTVPENTVTVVEDKNTQNDNQTKTSTEEDETVIEKIPEPIGGGSSGGGGGGFFYRPTNGFLIIKKDENGNPMKVAFKITNLITGETHILVTDSNGKSNKLFLNKNENIHKDEYGLFPENRENRYEEISGKEIEKIVEELRKSGKIIDPEKDNPDIFGNINDFRNHRFPGGVPGRPPVPVGPKKPPVSGDSQNKDEPPVLGGESDGPPDLPSPNANDKFLEKGIVKDLYKYEELNKGENTTTNFYHTNYGVGSLKLDIYFDKITKTNPGYRIDSAMNEITINYGKLDAEKFNKVNYSKIIDYAKKRLAYKLIEDSKGGNIIFSDEYGFNINVYRDEMTNVDDVYKVEELRTDTNNGYSLKTFYIKRDIRDRFYIGDNEKNITEPAKLIFEGNQGDCEKPNIPNIPAHGRGGEAGQVPPISPQAVPELVVGGGGGSSVGGSGSGCGSESGCEIPPTACQGIPTFTIVNEKFDFKTYASHPNQKGKNLDKSTETKVTDKIEFDKLSEGKSYKFVGKLIHKASGKEVKTKDPIIYETGKLTSAKGEASITITFDASAYSNGDEFVLTYEIFEDGLLAGKEYDLENKDQTFSIIDKEVPPPPKEVPPPPKEVPPPPKEVPPPPKEVPPPPKEVPPPPKEVPPPSEEVPPPSEEVPPPSEEVPPPSEEVPPSSEEVPPPSEEVPPSSEEVPPPQDYIAPETYDPGIGLDIIMLALSGAGLILLRKKNK